A stretch of the Sphingobacterium thalpophilum genome encodes the following:
- a CDS encoding response regulator transcription factor, with amino-acid sequence MLILLAEDDELILRTVEHKLINEGHEVILTRNGQEAIEKISQLDLDLIVTDIMMPFASGIEILSAIKNFGKSIPVIVLSSMGQEEVVVDAFDLGAADFMVKPFSPNELVLRIKRLTNSK; translated from the coding sequence ATGTTGATCTTACTTGCCGAAGACGATGAATTGATTCTGCGTACCGTGGAGCATAAGTTAATAAATGAAGGACATGAGGTTATTTTAACCCGCAACGGACAGGAAGCGATTGAAAAAATTAGCCAGCTGGATCTAGACCTTATTGTAACCGATATTATGATGCCTTTTGCTTCTGGAATAGAAATTTTATCAGCCATAAAAAACTTTGGGAAGAGTATACCGGTTATAGTATTGTCGAGCATGGGCCAGGAAGAAGTTGTCGTTGACGCATTTGATCTCGGAGCAGCAGATTTTATGGTCAAACCTTTCAGTCCGAATGAACTTGTGCTTAGAATCAAACGATTAACAAATAGTAAATAA